A region from the Etheostoma spectabile isolate EspeVRDwgs_2016 chromosome 9, UIUC_Espe_1.0, whole genome shotgun sequence genome encodes:
- the uox gene encoding uricase (The sequence of the model RefSeq protein was modified relative to this genomic sequence to represent the inferred CDS: added 14 bases not found in genome assembly), with product MATPSDQNVEFVRTGYGKNTVKVLVIRREGSRHFIIELKADVELTLKSQKDYLTGDNSDIIPTDTIKNTVHALAKLKGVKTIEQFSMDICLHFLTSFNHVLRAKVYMEEAPWRRLEKNGVEHVHAFIYSPEACRFCDVEQTLNGIPIVHSGVKNMTVLKTTQSGFEGFYQDRFTTLKETKDRCFCTSVYARWRYNKSHDIDFDAAWKCVKETIIEKFAGPYDCGEFSPSVQKTLYETQVLALHRVPEVDEIEIVMPNQHYITIDMTKMGLANKDEVLLALDNPAGNITGTVRRKLQAKL from the exons ATGGCAACTCCTTCAGATCAG AATGTGGAGTTTGTGCGAACAGGCTACGGCAAGAACACAGTGAAGGTGCTGGTGATCAGGAGAGAGGGCAGCCGCCACTTCATCATCGAGCTGAAAGCTGACGTGGAGCTCACACTTAAATCGCAGAAAGATTATCTAACTGGAGACAACTCAGACATCATCCCCACCGACACCATCAAGAACACCGTCCATGCCCTGGCCAAGCTTAAGGGG GTGAAGACCATCGAGCAGTTTTCTATGGAtatctgtcttcatttcctgACCTCCTTCAACCATGTGCTGAGGGCCAAAGTTTACATGGAGGAGGCTCCATGGAGAAGGTTGGAGAAG AATGGGGTAGAGCATGTTCATGCATTTATCTATAGCCCAGAAGCATGTCGCTTCTGTGATGTTGAACAGACTCTCAATG GCATTCCAATAGTTCACAGTGGGGTGAAGAACATGACAGTGCTAAAAACCACCCAGTCTGGTTTTGAGGGTTTCTACCAAGACCGCTTCACAACTCTGAAAGAGACCAAGGACAGGTGTTTCTGCACCTCTGTCTATGCTAGGTGGCGCTACAACAAGAGTCATGATATTGACTTTGATGCTGCATG GAAGTGTGTGAAGGAGACAATTATTGAGAAGTTTGCTGGCCCCTACGACTGTGGAGAGTTCTCACCCTCTGTGCAGAAGACCCTTTATGAAACACAGGTTCTGGCCCTGCATAGAGTTCCTGAG gttgatGAAATAGAGATAGTCATGCCCAACCAGCATTACATCACTATAGACATGACAAAAATGGGCCTCG GTTCTTCTTGCCTTGGATAACCCTGCGGGCAACATCACAGGGACAGTGCGCAGGAAACTGCAAGCCAAGCTGTGA
- the samd13 gene encoding sterile alpha motif domain-containing protein 13 translates to MKNYCNVTDPGMEDKANGSVDTKSSVENGQLPDPANWGVADVVNYFKATGFEEQATAFQDQEIDGKSLLLMTRNDVLTGLSIKLGPALKIYEYHVKPLQTQHLKNNAS, encoded by the exons ATGAAAAATTACTGCAACGTTACAGATC ccgGCATGGAAGACAAGGCAAATGGCTCTGTTGACACCAAAAG CTCAGTGGAGAACGGCCAGCTGCCGGACCCTGCCAACTGGGGGGTCGCCGATGTTGTCAATTACTTCAAAGCAACAGGGTTTGAGGAGCAAGCCACAGCTTTCCAGGATCAG GAAATTGATGGCAAGTCCCTGCTTCTGATGACCCGTAACGATGTCCTGACAGGGCTGTCAATAAAGCTCGGCCCTGCACTGAAAATCTATGAGTATCACGTGAAGCCGCTGCAAACTCAACACCTGAAGAACAACGCCTCGTAG